CTTGGACACTTGATTCAACAATATTCACCCTTGGTGCCATCTTGCTTGACTTGGCCTCGGTGTTCTTGTTGTCCTCTTCTATCCTCAATCTCACAATAAGATCCTTCAATCTCATCTCCTTCCTTTTATGCTTCAAATAGTTCTTGAAATCCTTCCACAATAGAGGGAGTTTCTCGATCAACGCAGCAACTTGGAAGGACTCACTTAGACTCATTCCTTCCGCATGAATCTCGTGCAAGATAAGTTGTAGTTCTTGCACTTGACTCATCACAgattttgagtccaccatcttGTAGTCCAGAAATCTTCCAACATAAAATACAGTCGATCATGGATGGATCCGTAAATTAGATGTGGTAGATTTGACTTTAATatgataatatatattataaaggGTAATTTTAGATTATACAAAGATATTAGCTAAGGTGAGAGTGTtcagaaaaattttcatttatttacaAATATGTCATAATCATTTTTTAAGAATCAAAATTAGCATGAAACAATTTCTGAATTTGAATCAAATTGAGAAAAAACATAAGCAAAATTTGATGTAAACAAcgaaaaaaagaaattaaaattaaaattaaaattgataAGTTACAAAAACttcttaaattttataaatcataTACCTGATACACAAATGAAATTTGAACCCAAAATCATAAGAATCTCGGAACATGATCCTTACCACTAGACCAAAAATGTGGACGAAGACTTGGTATAATGTGCCGTATTAATGCCGAAAGATAAATTAATGTGaggaatttttcaaaatttaaagatTCGAACGTGTCAATAATGTATAACTATTTAACTCTAAAATATAAGATTTAAAAACCTTGAAAAATGGGTAAGTCCATATCTGCTTGCTGGATAATTTAGCGATTGCaacttttttatattattattattttaaaaaaatcaatattcGCTTATGAAGCATTTATGCTATTCCTAAAAAAAGCGTAtgccttttaaaaaaaatccaaaatgtTCCTTATAATATTTGTCGAGAAACGATAATTGAGTATTTGATTATCGTACGATTTTAAATATCTGAGTTGTTTATATCTATGTTTTTTTAATAAGTAAGAGATATTCTACACTCAACATTTTTGACGTGGACCAAGAAACATACACATCGATAATGATTTATAATTGATACCCATTCAAATAAATTAGATACGGAGGCAAATTTAATTCATttgtataataataattttggatAGAAGTATTtggatttgaaaaaaataatgatGAATGAATCTTTGTTGCTTTTCATGTTTATTATACTTActattgagtaggtctcttgtgagacggtctcacgaatttttatctgcgagacggtctcacgaatttttatctgtgagacggatcaaccctaccgatattcacaataaaaagtaatgctcttagcataaaaagtaataatttttcatggatgacccaaataagagatatgtctcacaaaatacgacatgtgggctgtgagaccgtctcataattttttttgcCATTACTATtacatttttaattaataaagggAAGATTTAAAATTCACCCAACCTAAATTTatccaaaaacaaataaaatagaTAAAAAAATCCATCATTTCAAATGTTTGGAAATTGTATccaattaaatatttgaaaaattgagtccattaaatatttgaaaaattgtATATAAAAGctatgaataatttaaaacatgTTCTTGTAGGTAGTGCACGTATGTGTAAAAAAAATGTTATCATTGTTctataaatattaataaatcaCGTCCAAAATATTTGGAGACCGACACTTTTGATAgataaaatatgatattattaaaatttagagtattttatttattacgTCTTTGAAAAAGAGATTCCAGGCCAATTATTGTATGCATTTGAAACGATTAATAATCATatgataattaatttaatccgTGTTTTAATAATTTTGTTGAGAAAGAGAGATTACCAATTAAGATGACAGGTTTTTATTTAAATGGATACAAGGATTCAACGTGCATTTGAAGTTATTTTAATGGGTTAATCACATTAACTTGTAGCTCGTTAAAATGAAAATACCGTCTTAATTGACTTCGATACCAATTACAGGACATTTTCTATTTGCTGATACATATGCAAATTTAATCTTTTAAACACTACGAACAACTTAAAACGTCGTATAATTTCAGTCTATTTTGTAAGGAAAACTTAAAACAAAATCGAGTTGTGTGTATGTTTTTTCTATCATATAATAATCAGATTTACCTATTATCTATAAATTTATTGAAAAGTAATTGATTTGTTAAGTTTACTTCTGGCTTCTGCCAAACAAACAAAAAAGGAACTTAGTTGACACCATCGATAATATAAGAgttatgacaaaaatttgtgtgagacggtctcacgagtcgtattttgtaaaacagatatcttatttggatcatccatgaaatgtattactttttattaaaagagtattacttgttattctaaatatcgataggattgatcagtctcacatataaagattcatgaATATCGTCTCACAATATACCTCCTACTCAAGGGTTTAATGTGAATTAAAGGCCGGATGGAGTGAGTTTGAAGTATAATCTAACTTGTTATTCAATTACAACCATGACAAATCAAGTATAAACAAAGTATTTcgaatttttaaactttttttttaatgttttaaatAGGAAATAACATATTGACTCTTTTTTTGAAAACTAAAATATAGCAATTTTGGTTAATTGAGTGGCCCGAACAAGATTCCTAGGTTAGAGTCAAAGCCCAGATATTTTATACCTATTTGCAAACAAATTATCATTACATGAATAAAAATTATTGTAGTCAATATAGAGGTAAGTGGGCTATTACTCATTAGAAAAATGTAGCTCAATTAGTGAGTATAATTTTAGTGCAAGTGTTTAACATGAAATCATATACTAGAATTAGGTTTAATATTCTTTTTAATTGACGACTAAAATCGACTCTTCGAAGATACTTTCAATTGTAAatttataaaatcatattttaattttaggatAATCACTCCTGTACtagtatattttatttatctGGTATGATTTGTTAATGTGAGTAGCAATTGAAGAAAGAAGTCTTTCTGTTATTGAAGTGAGCCGAAGAAGCTAACTGTAGTTCTTGATACAAGGCTATATATACACATAAACTGAATAATCGTGAAGACAGAGAAACACGACTTatgttattatttattattatttattgctATATAACCAACACACCCCCTCAAGCTTGGTATAGGTCACGAACACCAAGCTTGGACAACAAAAAAACATGTTGCTCTTTACTCAATCCTTTGGTGAATATATCCGCTAGTTGTTGAGACGTAGAAATGTGCGCTGTTTTGATCAAACCTGCTTTAATCTTTTCCCGCACCAAATGGCAGTCAATTTCAATGTGCTTGGTACGCTCATGATACATCGGATTTGCAGCTATATGCAAAGCCGCTTTATTATCACAGTATAGAAGAGCAGGGCCTTGCAACTGCACTCCCATGTCCGAAAGTAAGCCAATAATCCAAACAATTTCACATGTGGTTGTAGCCATGGCTCGGTATTCAGCTTCAGCGGAAGATCGTGATACGGTACTCTGTTTTTTAGTTCGCCAAGACAACAACGAATCTCCCAAGTTGATACAGTAACCCGTAAGCGACCGTCGTGTCATGGGACAAGCTGCCCAATCCGAATCACAATGGGCAGAGAGAACCAAGGCACTGTGAGAAGGTAGCAAAATGCCGAGACCAGGTGTCTTTTTTATATATCTCACAACACGAAGTGCAGCATCCATGTGAGATTGTTTGGGAGAGTTCATAAACTGACTTAAATGTTGAACAACATAAGACAAATCAGGTCTAGTGATCGTAAGATAAATCAACTTCCCTACCAGATGAGTGTAAGAATCTGGATTTGAAAGAACAGAATCATTCTCAGCGACTGAATGCTCTTGTCTCATAATGAGATCCAAATCTAAACTTGTCAACCGTTTATGTTGTTCAAATGGTGTATCACACGGTTTTGCTCCAGAGAGGCCAACTTCTGAAATAAGCTCCAAAGAATATTTCCTTTGGTTAAGATATATGCCCTCTTTGGATCGAGCAATTTCAAGCCCCAAGAAGTACCGTAAAGTGCCAAGATCTCTAAGCTGCAATTTGGAATGCAAAAACTTCTTGAGATGAGCAATGACGGCTTCACTACCACCCGTGATGACTATATCATCTACATAGACTATTAGAAGAGTTATGCCATCAGAATTATGTTTCAAAAACAAAGAATGATCATTTTGCGACTGCGTGAATCCTGCCTCAATCATCACACTAGCAAATTTGTGGTTCCATTGACGTGATgcttgcttgagaccatataaggACTTGCGCAACTTACAAACCTTATTAGTCCCATGAACCTTATATCCCGGTGGCACACTCATGAAAATCTCCTCATCCAAATCGCCTTGGAGAAATGCATTGGCTACATCCATTTGATGAAGGCTCCACCGATTAATTGATGCCAAGGCCAATAAACATCTAATGGTTATAATTTTGGCCGTGGGTGAAAATGTATCATGAAAATCGATACCTGGAAGCTGAGTATATCCCTTGGCTACTAATCTTACTTTAAATCGATCAACCTTCCCATCCGGCAAATATTTTATCTTGTAAACCCATCGACACCCCACGAGTTTAGTATTCCTCGGTAAATCTACCAATGTCCATGTGTGATTGGATTCCAGTGCCGAGATTTCTAAGTCCATAGCTTCCCTCCATCTAGGATCGCCGACTGCCTCATGGTAAAATCTGGGTTCGGTCATGGAGGAAATGGCAGCGACAAAATTTTGATAGGAGGGAGAGAAGTTGGAATATTGCAACTGATGTGATATGGGATAGACACAAGTAGCAGAATTTGTTTGGGACAAATAAGGACAAGTGTAATCGGTGGTCCAAATAGGAGGTCGAGTGATGCGAGTGGACCTGCGTGGCTGTATCATGGAGCTATCAGATGGTGTATGGGCTGCGGGAGGATCAGTGGAGGATTCAAGGATTGAATCTGAACTTTCACTGTCATGGTTAGAAGATTCCGTGATGGGTAATGGATTGAAACAGAGGGGAGATGAGACCCTTGATTTATCAAAAGGAAAACAATCCTCATGGAACACAACATCTCTAGATATCAAGAATTTATTAGTTTGAAGATTCATAAGTTTATATCCTTTTTGAAGATTAGAATAACCCAAAAAGACACATTCATTGGCACGTGGAGAAAACTTATGATCTCGAGTTAAAGTTGTTGCATAGCAAAGAAAACCGAAAACTCTAAGGTGAGAGTAAGAGGGAGATTGACAAAACAGAATTTCGAATGGTGTTTTGTTTTGAATAAGGGGACTAGGTGTACGGTTGATGAGGTATACCGCAGTTAAAACACAATCCCCCCAAAATTTAAGTGGAAGCGATGCTTGAAATCTCAAGGACCGCGCTATGTTGAGAATATGCCGATGTTTCCGTTCAACCGCACCATTTTGTTGTGGCGTATAAGGACAAGAACTTTGGTGTATGACTCCAAGGGAAGAAGAAAAGGAACTACATTCAGACTTGAAAAAATCAGATGCATTATCGGTGCGAATGACATTAATAGATCTGGAAAATTGATTCTTTACCATAGCAAAAAAAATGTTGAAGAATGTGGAGTATATCTAGCTTGGAATGCATAAGATACACCCAAGTTTCtcgagaaaaatcatcaacaatcGTGATGAAATAATGTTCACCATTGTAAGTGGGTTCTCGAAACGGACCCCAAATATCCATGTGTAACAATTGAAAAGAATGTGAAGATGTAGACATACTTTTCTGTGGAAAGCTTGATCTAGTTTGTTTAGCTTGAGGACAAATGGAGCAAAGCTTCAAAACAGAATTGGTCAACATAAATGGCAACATTTTCATTCGAGCAAGAGACATATGCCCAAGTCTTTTATGCCAAAGATCTGTACTAATTGTTATGCAAGAAACAACAGTATGTGTATTGGAAAATGTATTACATTGGGAGTATAGAGAAGGTGTAACATCAGTAGAGCAAAAAAACGTAGAAGACATATTGGTGAGATGATAGAGGCCATGTTTTTCCTTACCAATCCCCATGATCCTCCCACGGCTGAGGTCCTAAAAAATATAGAGATGTGGATAAAAGACAACAGAACAGTTCTGAGTCTTAGTAAATTGAGAGATTGACAACAAATTGTACTGAAATTGAGGAATGTACAGAACATCGGGAAGAATGATTGATGTGGATAAAGCTACTGAACCTATTTTAGTAACATGAACTTGATTACCATTTGGCAGTCGCACGGAACTATTAGAGTTAGGCAAGGACTTAGTGCTATGCAACAACAAGGCATTACCAATCATATGTTCAGTTGCCCCTGTATCGATTACCCAATTTGTGCCACAAGGTGTATCAAGATTACCTGCCATATTTGCCATCGGTTCAGTGGGGGATTGTCCCGCAGAACCGCCCAACAACTTCATTATTTCAGCATATTGAGCAGGTGTAAAAATTGGAGTGTTGTTGATGACTTCTGGATTGAACGTCTCTGCTTGAACTTCAGTAGCCAAGTTTACATCACGATAAGGCTGCCTTGGTTTAAAATTATCCTTGGATAATTTCTTAGGTCCTCGAAACTGTTGAGGTTTATACAACCGATGGCCCGGTGGATAACCAACAAGCTTGTAGCAATTTCCTTTAGAATGACCAGGTACATGACAATATTCACATGTAACCACATCTGTCTTACGTTCATCTACCTTGTTCCGAGACGAATAAAAAACAGACGGTGGAGGTTCAACTGCTAACAATGATCGGGTTGACTCTTCTTGAGATACAACAGAGAAGGCTTGTCCCACGGATGGCAGTGGATCCATCATCAGAATCTGACTTCGAATGTGGACGTAACTATCATTTAATCCAAGCAGAAATTGGAGCAACTTTTGTTGATGATCATGATCAATATACTTGCGAGCCGTATCACATGTACAAAAGGGAAGAACAACAAATGATGCATATTCATCCCAGAGTTTTTTGAGTTTACAATAATATGTAGAAATAGAGAGATTACCCTGGCGCAATCCTCCGATCTCCCTGTGAATGGCAAATATTCGAGATCCATTGACTTTATCAAATTGTTCCTTCAAATCATTCCAAACAGCTGATGCATCAGTTGAGTATACGATGCCCCCAAATATTTCCTTAGAAACCGTATTCATGATCCACGATAGCACTAATGCGTTACATCGTTCCCACTGATTGAACGTAAGGCTTCCTGCAGCTGGACGTTGGCAAGTTCCATCAATAAATGCCAATTTATTCTTCGCACGTAATGCAATCAACATCGCACGACTCCACACCCCATAATTCTCAACACCAGTTAACTGTTCATTAATGATGTTTATTCCTGGGGTATCCGAAGGTTGAATCGACAGAGAATCACCAAAATTGTTGAGAGTTGCCATGAATTAGGACCAACTGAGAAATGAAGCAGACAGATTTGCAAGAAAATCCACAAATTCCGCAACTGTACCGCGATTAATGAGCGAAGCACACCCAAGCTGAAGTAGTAGAGAATTCGGCAGCAATTGGAAGCGATGCCCTAGatcgcatgctctgataccatgttaatgTGAGTAGCAATTGAAGAAAGAAGTCTTTCTGTTATTGAAGTGAGCCGAAGAAGCTAACTGTAGTTCTTGATACAAGGCTGAATAATCGTGAAGACAGAGAAACACGACTTatgttattatttattattatttattgctATATAACCAACAATATTTGTAATTCATGGATGGTTACGTCCCCGACGATCAAACATCTTTCCCAGAAAATTTTCATTATGGTCAATTTATTTAATCTTTTTTGTGGTAtaatttatgttatattatttttaaaaaaaccttaTTTCTGTTGGGCATGTGCTCGTATTTTTTGATGACGATAAAACTCGTAAGTGTTACTTTTTGATCTGCCTTTAGTAAAATAACAAACTAATACAATAGCATGCAAATCATGTTCTCTACTAAATTGTTGGTAAGAAATCGAACCCAATTTCATTTGTCAAGTGTTTACATACTCACCAATTCGATCGGACGTTCAAATTTATTGCATGTATCCAAGATAATTATATGTTAAATTTCTACAGGACTCGTAATTTTGTAAGCCGGTCAATGCCTTGTAATAAACTCATACAAAAAATTTCAAGTGACTAAGACCGTAGAAATCGAATAAAGTTTGATCACTTCTCTGAACAGCATTAGCGTATGACGTGGTCGCTTACATATGTTATATAGAAATTTGGAGTTTTGATTATTAATATGAGGAAACCGATAAAAATGTGACGTTAAGGTTAGCgcatatgatttaaaatatttgaataatactgttaatataatttaaattttttgataatagtttggcaaaaacttgtgtgagacggtctcacgggtcgtattttgtgagacggatctttatttggataatctatgaaaaagtattacttattatgtttagagtattactttttattttgaatatctgTAGccttgacccgtttcacagatcgagatccgtgagacggtctcaattAGACCTACTCTGATAGTTTATGTccaaaacaaaaaaatgaaTTTCAATTTGAATATGAAGATAATACTGCTGTTAGATTCGTTTACAATAACTAATTGTCTTCACAAAGCTAGTAATACTCATGTTTTGAATTTCCTTTCAAGAAAATTGACATTGCCTCAGTAGCAACATAGTGAtgagaatatttatttttatttttttataaaaaaaaataaacgacATCGTGATTGAAACAAAATCACATTTTTGAAAACATATTTTCTAACatggtaaaaaaaataaacgacATCGCGATTGAAATAAAATCACATTTTTGAAAACATATTTTCTAACatggtaaaaaaaataaacgacATCGCGAATGAAACAAAATCACATTTTTGAAAACATATTTTCTAACATGGATTTACTTGATCTtataattaaaagtttaaaatgtATTCGTCCATAACATTCAACTTCAAATTATTCCTTACCTCGTAAATCTATTATCCCACGAGACTACAATATAAATTTTGCTTACTATAAAATGACAAGTTTACGTCAGTGCATAGGTCATATGAAAAATATAGAATGCTTCCGACACGGCATAAAACTCATTgcttaataataaataataagtgATGATTCGGAGAATTTGGCATACGATTCTGCACAAAtacgatttttatttttgtttttttaaaaaaaaaattgtattcgAAATTATACTATGTATTGGTTGGaccatatatttataatttataagaACTGTAATATAAATGGTaccacaaatatttttttttttggaaatatgaGAATCATGTCTATAAAAAAAGttttaaatcaataaaaaaaataggcaaaaacttatgtgaaacgatctcacgggtcatatttttttagacgaatcttttatttgggtcatctatgaaaaaatattactttttatgctaagagtattactttttattgtgaatatcggtacggttgaccgtctcacagataaatattcgtgagccgtctcacaagagacatattcTAAAAAATATTGATCAATATGATTTCTTCTAGTATCCATTAAATATACGTATTAATACATTTCTTTTGATGGTTTTGAATTTCACTAATCAGAATCATCGTTTTTCATTATGAACTTGTTTAATCTCTCGATGGATGTTCAAGTCGGTAGAAGTAGGTGAACGTTTGTCGAATGCATTTTACTTTACTAGTCTGAATTGTAAGTTATTGTGTTAACTAGAGAGTTTACTCAGTATACACCAAAAAATATTAACCGCATaataacttttaaattttcgagTCATTGCATATGTATCAATCAAATACTTCTCGTGTTCAAATCACTCTATCCAAACATAATCTTTATGTATTTCCATTTATTAAAAATACGAAAGAAATAGATGCCATATATCACTTCCATTTTTAAACTAAACAGTGATCTACGGATTTTGGAATGCTCTTTTATGAATTTCACCATCTAGCCTAATATATTTTAACGTACCTAATCATTTGTTTagttcattttttatttaaccAAGCAAATCCTTCGTATGAATGATTATGTTATATTAGGTAGgctaaaataatacctcctcaccccccAAGATTATTTATCTCACTCTTAATACATCCTATTTTTCTAATTTTACtcttctcctaaattcaaactcatcACCACTTCCTTCCACCGACCGCCCACCGACAACCCCGCCAAAGGCCGACAACCGCTGACCACCTCCGCCTGCCACCGGCCACCACCGTCGGTCGTCGACCAACACCGCAGCAACAGTCGACCACCGCCGCGCCGTTGCCGGCATCCACCTCCACTTCCAGccgaccgccgccgccgccaaagtggaagaaagaaaaaaaaagaagaaaggaCAAATTTAGTACttttatcaaaaaattcaaaactacacttaaaaatcttaccaaacaaaaTACTATTTTACATCATATATTACATTTCTACGAcagtcattttctttatcatttaaatactaatcattaatttattttatcctCCAAACCAAACGCTACCTTAAAATGGCATTTAAGAGTCCGTTAATAATAAATTACCACCAATGGATGCATTTTTAGAGAAAAACCTTAACAGATGGCATCGAATTTACCGTTTAAAATATCTAAAATTCCATGTGTAGCATTAAAAAAAGACGCGAGCAAATTTGTAAAAAAAGATGGTGGAAAGTTTGATCAATGTCAAGCAAGAGGGATAAGCTATAGGGTGGAAAGTTACAACGtggatgaaaatattttaaatccataaatttcaaagatatttttttagagaaataatgttataaatttaaaattcgcTTCTAACATGTTTATATAGTATTTCATGttgattattatatatttcaaGTTCATCCAATAATTATGTTAGTTGAAATTCGTTTTACTTTGTATTATTAATGTATAAATAAGTAATACATGAAtttaagttttgatatgttgttacattgttaacaataaaattataattgaaATACATGAATTTTAAATCCAGCTTCTCAAATGCACTCTATGTATATAAGTTATATGACCAAAAAAGTCCTTTTGTCTATCAATTTATGATATGAGTTCattaatttgtatttttcctcttttattatttttttatatgaataCCGACACCAAAAAATGATAACACGTTATCGGAAAATACTTAATGACTATATATATTGCTAACATGTTCGATGTTACCACGTCATCGCTACGatgaaaataattaaagttgattttttttacaaattatgGATTAATATTGTAAATTGATGTAtaacatgataaaaaaaaaccctcaggttttattgaaaaaaaattaacatctCCCCTTTTCAATGATAAGGTTATATAAATttgattaataatattttacatgttTGTAGACTCTTTCGAGAAAAATACGATCCAAATTCGTATAATCTCGGCATATGAATCGAACACAACAATAATGGCAAGCTAAATTATGGTAGAAAATTTAttaatgttattttttaaacttggTCAAACTTGTGCACCATAGTGCATGTACCGTCACCTTCCACGGCCGACGCCGCCGACCCCAGCAGAcagataattatataatatgaaaACTGGAAGGACGTAGCCCGAAGGAAATAGGCGAAGTCCCTTTCTTCTTCCCTCTTCATCCAACTTAACTTCAGTTGAAATTACAAAGAAATACACTATATATAAAGAACTACTCAAACCAATTAACTAAATCCGTCACTTTATCCTACTAGTATTACAATAATATACATAACTGATATAAACACATCGAGATTTACGATCGTATCGAAACAATTTTTCTATCATGTACTCTTCCTCTTCTTCCTCGAGTGCTTATTCTGATTCTGGTTATTCAGAAATTCAGTCTCCTCATAATTATAATCATCACAAAAAAGAAGAGAGTACAAAACGACCACCGACCGTCCATTCAAAGCTCCATTCGGTTCTCAAGATTCCCGCGAAGGATAAGAAGATAATGAGGATACCGATCGCACCTTGGCCACGAACCCCGCCAAAGGTGTACAACGTGGCACCTATCCACTTCAGGGATGTTGTTCAGAAGCTCACTGGTGCCACTGAATTCCAGCCAATTACACGGCTGCACGAGGTGGCGCCACTGCTGCATGAGTGGTTTCCGGTAGCTGAACACACGGCAAACACACCGGCGTCTGCTGAAGAAGAGCATCAGCAATAAGTGGAGACGAGTAGTTTCGGAGAGCTGATGAGTCCGCTCGAGCTTACCGTGTCTCCTTCTTCACTTTGCATGGATTTCATATATTCTTTCCTGCTTAGTTAATTTCATCATTTTTTGCTCCATGTTCTTTGgatataaaattattatattaaatcaaTTAATACCGATCTACCATGAACTtgaattttaagaaaaaaaatcacATTATATGGTaatatttcaaattcaaaacGCGTGCTGCACATCCCATCAATATCTAATTACTCAACCACATCCAAATTTTCAGACATTTAAACAATGTGTTTGCAAATACTTAAAAAATATATcttattttaacaaaattataaagaaaaatcaataatcattGTTTTAAACATTGACACGACGACGATCATTGGCAAAATCTCAAGCATTAATATTAGATGACAACAATCGAATTCATTAACAATTATCAATATAAAATGTAAACTATTAAATTATCGTGTTCTATATCTAGCGTAAATCAATCGATCACAGCGAACATAAATAAAATAGTGCAGAAAAAAAGGTGAATTGAGGCTCAATAAATCTGCAGAATCGAAACATCAACTTAGATGAGAGCAAAGTAGAAACAAGCTCGTTCCAAAAGTAAGCTAGATTTATTTTTTCCTCagtttgcatttaaaaaaaaaacgaaatcgACTAATTCATTCCAGAATTCTAAAGTGATATTTCTTCttgaaacataaacattttatatcatCATGTGCTCTTCTATAGATCTACCGTCGATCTGTAAAATAGAGAAAAAAAATTGGGAGGGATTGGACCGCCTAAACACTGCATAGGCCGTGCGGCGTGCGGTCGAGGGCTGCCTATCGCCTAAACACTGCATAGGCGACCGTCTCGACTGCCATTAAAACAATGATGATGATTGGGATTTGAGAGGGAATGATAAACGGGAAAAGAGAAGGAGAAGTGAGAAATGAAATAGATGAgatgaataatatt
This Primulina eburnea isolate SZY01 chromosome 2, ASM2296580v1, whole genome shotgun sequence DNA region includes the following protein-coding sequences:
- the LOC140824793 gene encoding uncharacterized protein, whose product is MATLNNFGDSLSIQPSDTPGINIINEQLTGVENYGVWSRAMLIALRAKNKLAFIDGTCQRPAAGSLTFNQWERCNALVLSWIMNTVSKEIFGGIVYSTDASAVWNDLKEQFDKVNGSRIFAIHREIGGLRQGNLSISTYYCKLKKLWDEYASFVVLPFCTCDTARKYIDHDHQQKLLQFLLGLNDSYVHIRSQILMMDPLPSVGQAFSVVSQEESTRSLLAVEPPPSVFYSSRNKVDERKTDVVTCEYCHVPGHSKGNCYKLVGYPPGHRLYKPQQFRGPKKLSKDNFKPRQPYRDVNLATEVQAETFNPEVINNTPIFTPAQYAEIMKLLGGSAGQSPTEPMANMAGPQPWEDHGDW